One genomic segment of Vagococcus intermedius includes these proteins:
- the rsmI gene encoding 16S rRNA (cytidine(1402)-2'-O)-methyltransferase, producing the protein MNKQKSFDKLKANEGALYLVPTPIGNLQDMTYRAIDMLHKASIIASEDTRNTQKLLNHFEIKTPQISFHDHNFRERIPELIGRMLEGEMIAQVSDAGMPSISDPGHELVVACIEADISVVALPGATAGVTALVASGLPADQFTFYGFLPRKKSEQLTELTKLKDKLETTIFYESPYRVKTTFMNMATVFGDERPAVLCRELTKLHEEYLRGTLLEIATYLEENDIKGECCILVGGISESQLLEEEQSTWEGLNVLEHIEEVMQLSQVSSKEAIKKVAKLRGLKKQEVYSEYHQD; encoded by the coding sequence ATAAATAAGCAAAAAAGTTTTGATAAATTAAAAGCAAATGAGGGTGCCTTATACTTAGTTCCGACACCGATTGGTAATTTGCAAGATATGACATATCGTGCTATCGATATGTTACATAAAGCGTCTATCATTGCTAGTGAGGATACGAGAAACACGCAAAAATTATTGAATCATTTTGAAATTAAAACACCCCAAATTAGTTTTCACGATCATAATTTTAGAGAGCGTATTCCTGAGCTAATTGGCAGAATGCTAGAAGGCGAGATGATTGCTCAAGTGAGTGATGCTGGAATGCCTTCAATTAGTGATCCAGGACATGAGTTAGTTGTTGCATGTATAGAGGCAGATATTTCAGTGGTTGCTTTGCCAGGTGCAACTGCGGGAGTTACAGCTTTGGTTGCGTCTGGTCTACCTGCTGACCAGTTTACGTTTTATGGTTTTTTACCCCGTAAAAAAAGTGAGCAATTAACAGAATTAACTAAGTTAAAAGATAAATTAGAAACCACAATTTTTTATGAATCACCGTATCGTGTCAAGACAACTTTTATGAACATGGCAACTGTTTTTGGTGATGAACGTCCAGCTGTATTATGTCGCGAATTAACAAAATTACATGAAGAATATTTGAGGGGCACATTGTTAGAAATTGCAACCTATCTTGAAGAAAATGATATTAAAGGTGAGTGTTGTATTTTAGTTGGAGGAATTTCTGAAAGTCAGTTATTAGAAGAAGAGCAGTCTACTTGGGAAGGGTTGAATGTCTTAGAGCATATTGAAGAAGTAATGCAACTGAGTCAAGTCTCTTCTAAAGAGGCAATCAAAAAAGTAGCTAAATTAAGAGGGTTGAAAAAACAAGAAGTTTACAGTGAATATCATCAAGATTGA
- a CDS encoding DNA replication initiation control protein YabA, producing MDKKTLYDEFGHLEFEIKGILSRLSDMKVAVDSLTEQNVNLEIENKHLRARLMELESLSMEEPDEKQELSKSRLNLEKIYEEGFHVCNVCYGSRRENDEECAFCLDVIYGERK from the coding sequence ATGGATAAAAAAACATTATATGATGAGTTTGGTCACTTAGAATTTGAGATAAAAGGTATTTTATCACGTTTAAGTGATATGAAAGTTGCAGTTGACAGTTTAACGGAACAAAATGTCAATTTGGAAATTGAGAATAAACATTTAAGAGCTCGTTTAATGGAATTAGAATCATTGAGTATGGAAGAGCCAGATGAAAAACAAGAATTATCTAAATCAAGACTTAATTTAGAGAAGATTTATGAAGAAGGGTTTCATGTGTGTAATGTTTGTTATGGCTCACGTCGTGAAAACGATGAAGAGTGCGCCTTTTGTTTAGACGTTATTTACGGTGAACGTAAATAA
- a CDS encoding PSP1 domain-containing protein yields MVEVVGVRFRSAGHIYYFSSNNEEYAYNEKVLVETQQSKQLGQVAIPNQELDPKDVPDELKPIIKKASFEDIAKEVKNQADAEAAKSVAKAKINEHELEMKLIHVEYAFDRSKMIFQFTADGRIDFRGLVKDLAAIFKTRIELRQIGVRDEAKLLGGIGPCGRQLCCSTFLGDFIPVSIKMAKDQNLSLNQTKISGLCGRLMCCLKYENDIYEEAKRELPDYGTEMLTPEGRGRVIGLNLLDRVLKIKLYGKDVTIDYDYDELKEFAEKQEAAKAASGKKEEANG; encoded by the coding sequence ATGGTAGAAGTTGTTGGTGTAAGATTTAGATCGGCAGGTCATATCTATTATTTCTCTTCAAATAATGAAGAGTATGCATATAATGAAAAAGTTTTGGTTGAAACGCAACAAAGTAAGCAGTTAGGTCAAGTTGCCATTCCTAACCAAGAACTAGATCCAAAAGATGTACCGGATGAATTGAAACCTATTATAAAAAAAGCATCGTTTGAAGATATTGCTAAAGAAGTAAAAAATCAAGCCGATGCTGAGGCGGCAAAGTCAGTTGCAAAAGCTAAAATTAACGAACATGAATTGGAAATGAAACTTATTCATGTTGAGTATGCCTTTGATCGTTCGAAGATGATATTTCAGTTTACAGCTGATGGACGGATTGATTTTCGTGGCTTGGTCAAGGATTTAGCTGCAATTTTTAAAACACGAATTGAGTTACGTCAAATTGGTGTCCGTGATGAAGCAAAATTATTGGGTGGAATAGGTCCTTGTGGACGGCAATTATGCTGTTCAACATTTTTAGGTGATTTTATTCCAGTCTCTATAAAAATGGCAAAAGATCAAAACTTATCGCTGAACCAAACAAAAATTTCAGGTTTATGTGGTCGGTTAATGTGTTGTTTGAAATATGAAAATGATATTTATGAAGAAGCAAAACGTGAGCTACCAGATTATGGTACTGAGATGCTTACACCAGAAGGTCGTGGTCGTGTGATAGGTTTGAATCTTTTAGATCGAGTACTTAAAATAAAATTGTACGGTAAAGATGTGACTATTGATTACGACTATGATGAATTAAAAGAATTTGCTGAAAAACAAGAGGCAGCCAAAGCAGCCAGTGGTAAAAAGGAAGAGGCTAATGGATAA
- the holB gene encoding DNA polymerase III subunit delta', translating to MNSKMSLAKLQPLVYQQLSTSITKGRLTHAYLFEGASGTGKKEMALWLTQAIFCLSEGARPCAECHNCQRILVGDHPDVLTIIPEGQTIKVDQIRDIKATFIKSGMESQKKVVIIEEAEKLTTSASNSLLKFIEEPDGDMIILFITDSKARILPTIQSRCQLLHFNPLSKKQLSLLLTAEDIPPIEAKFLAELTNSKEKAIEFYRDEWFNESKEAVLKWVTYLVESNHFSFVFVQQKLVKQFKDKKQQLLMFDMLLVYFNQLLYNKVRGEDTQVTRSKWSQQKIVTGIEQTLISRKKFEANVSFQNVCEQLTITLLDG from the coding sequence ATCAATTCTAAAATGTCACTAGCTAAATTACAACCCTTAGTCTACCAACAGCTATCCACAAGTATTACTAAGGGGCGTTTAACCCATGCGTATTTGTTTGAAGGAGCATCAGGGACAGGTAAAAAAGAGATGGCTCTGTGGCTCACCCAGGCAATATTCTGTTTATCAGAGGGAGCAAGACCTTGTGCCGAGTGCCATAATTGTCAACGGATTTTGGTAGGAGATCATCCTGATGTCTTAACGATAATTCCTGAAGGTCAAACAATTAAAGTAGACCAAATTAGAGATATTAAGGCAACCTTTATCAAAAGTGGGATGGAAAGTCAGAAAAAAGTAGTCATCATTGAAGAAGCAGAAAAGCTAACTACAAGTGCATCTAACAGTCTATTGAAATTTATTGAAGAACCTGACGGTGACATGATTATTCTTTTCATCACAGATTCAAAAGCCCGAATTTTACCAACTATTCAATCGCGGTGCCAGTTGTTACACTTTAATCCCTTATCTAAAAAACAGTTAAGCTTATTGTTAACAGCAGAGGATATTCCACCCATTGAAGCCAAATTTTTAGCTGAACTTACTAATAGCAAAGAGAAAGCTATTGAATTTTATAGAGATGAGTGGTTTAATGAATCTAAAGAAGCTGTTCTAAAATGGGTGACTTATTTAGTTGAAAGCAATCATTTTAGCTTTGTATTTGTCCAACAAAAATTAGTCAAACAGTTTAAAGATAAAAAACAACAGTTATTAATGTTTGATATGCTACTAGTCTATTTTAATCAGTTACTTTATAACAAGGTAAGAGGTGAAGATACTCAAGTAACTCGTAGCAAATGGTCACAACAAAAAATAGTAACTGGAATCGAACAGACCTTAATCAGTCGCAAAAAGTTTGAAGCAAATGTCAGTTTTCAAAATGTTTGCGAACAGTTAACAATTACCTTGTTAGATGGATAA
- a CDS encoding cyclic-di-AMP receptor: MKLILAIIQDKDSNRLSSKFVKENIRATKLSTTGGFLKEGNTTFIIGIEDERVQKALEVIESVCQSREQYMTSPISVDAVVDSHLNVPIPVQVGGATVFVLPVESFHQF, translated from the coding sequence ATGAAATTGATTTTAGCTATTATTCAAGATAAAGATAGCAATCGTCTATCTAGTAAATTTGTTAAGGAAAACATTCGAGCTACGAAGTTATCAACGACAGGTGGATTCTTAAAAGAAGGCAATACAACCTTTATTATTGGGATAGAAGATGAACGCGTGCAGAAAGCGTTAGAGGTAATTGAATCAGTTTGTCAATCTCGTGAACAATATATGACCTCACCAATTAGTGTAGATGCTGTTGTGGATAGTCATCTAAATGTTCCTATACCAGTACAAGTAGGTGGAGCAACGGTGTTCGTTTTACCAGTCGAAAGTTTCCATCAATTCTAA
- the tmk gene encoding dTMP kinase: protein MAGIFITVEGPDGAGKTSLIQTLVPILEQQLKNELIITREPGGIPISEEIRQVILDPKNTTMDDRTEALLYAAARRQHLVEKVLPALAANKVVLCDRFVDSSLAYQGAGRGLGMDEVASINNFVTAGKLPDLTLYLDIESEKGLARIQKGRQTSEIDRLDQESLAFHKKVRGGYLSLVAEHQERIEVIDASLELSQVVEASLSVIKKRYPTIFK from the coding sequence GTGGCAGGTATTTTTATAACAGTGGAAGGTCCAGATGGCGCCGGTAAAACAAGTCTAATTCAGACACTGGTTCCGATCCTAGAACAACAATTAAAAAACGAGTTGATTATTACAAGAGAACCAGGGGGTATTCCAATCTCGGAGGAGATTAGACAAGTCATTCTAGATCCTAAAAATACAACAATGGATGACCGAACTGAGGCTTTATTGTATGCAGCAGCCAGACGTCAGCATCTTGTTGAAAAAGTTTTACCTGCTTTAGCTGCAAATAAGGTGGTACTATGTGATCGTTTTGTTGACAGTTCTTTAGCTTACCAAGGGGCTGGTCGTGGACTAGGAATGGACGAAGTTGCGTCAATTAACAATTTTGTAACAGCAGGCAAGTTACCTGATTTAACGTTATACTTAGATATAGAATCCGAAAAAGGCTTAGCACGGATTCAAAAAGGACGTCAAACTTCTGAAATTGATCGCTTAGATCAAGAGAGTTTAGCTTTTCATAAAAAAGTTCGTGGTGGCTATCTATCTCTAGTAGCGGAACATCAAGAACGGATTGAAGTGATTGATGCTAGTTTGGAACTGTCTCAAGTTGTAGAAGCAAGTTTAAGCGTAATTAAAAAAAGATATCCCACAATTTTTAAATAA
- the recR gene encoding recombination mediator RecR: MHYPTPIAKLIESYMRLPGIGAKTAARLAFHTLDMREEDVNEFAKSLISVKRDLHYCELCGNITENHLCDICQDQTRDKSVVLVVEDTKDVMSLEKMREYRGQYHVLHGVLSPMDGTGPDDINIATLIKRLHDAEIKEVIIATNATTEGEATAMYLSRLIKPAGIKVTRLAHGLSVGSDIEYADEITLLKAVEGRREI; encoded by the coding sequence ATGCATTATCCAACACCGATTGCTAAGTTGATAGAAAGTTATATGCGTTTACCAGGAATTGGAGCTAAGACAGCAGCGCGTTTAGCTTTTCATACCCTTGATATGCGTGAGGAAGACGTTAATGAATTTGCTAAATCATTAATTAGCGTCAAACGTGATCTGCATTATTGTGAGTTATGTGGCAATATTACTGAAAATCATTTATGTGATATTTGTCAAGATCAGACACGTGATAAAAGTGTTGTGTTAGTTGTGGAAGATACTAAAGACGTCATGTCTTTAGAAAAGATGCGAGAATATCGAGGGCAATATCACGTCTTACATGGTGTCTTATCACCTATGGATGGGACAGGACCAGATGATATTAATATTGCTACGCTCATTAAGCGTCTACATGATGCTGAGATAAAAGAGGTTATTATTGCAACAAATGCTACAACTGAAGGAGAAGCAACTGCTATGTATCTGTCTCGTTTAATTAAGCCAGCCGGAATTAAAGTGACAAGACTTGCTCATGGCTTATCAGTTGGAAGTGATATTGAGTATGCTGATGAGATTACTTTATTAAAAGCTGTTGAAGGCAGACGTGAAATTTAA
- a CDS encoding YbaB/EbfC family nucleoid-associated protein: MMRGMGNMQGMMKQVQKMQKEMAGAQEALNAKEFTGAASNDLVTVTFTGNRKMVDLAIKPEVVDPDDVEMMQDLLLTAVNDALSKIDTETEKTMGQYTKGLPGF, translated from the coding sequence ATGATGCGCGGAATGGGAAATATGCAAGGCATGATGAAACAAGTTCAAAAAATGCAAAAAGAAATGGCTGGTGCACAAGAAGCATTAAATGCCAAAGAATTTACTGGAGCTGCAAGCAATGATTTAGTCACAGTAACATTCACAGGTAATCGAAAAATGGTCGATTTAGCTATCAAACCAGAAGTAGTTGACCCAGATGATGTTGAAATGATGCAAGACTTATTACTTACAGCAGTGAATGACGCACTATCTAAGATTGACACAGAGACTGAAAAAACAATGGGACAATATACAAAAGGTCTACCTGGGTTCTAA
- the dnaX gene encoding DNA polymerase III subunit gamma/tau, whose product MTYQALYRVWRSQRFDTIVGQQMVTQTLKNAIIQKKTSHAYLFTGPRGTGKTSAAKIFAKAINCPNNHGGEPCNECDICLGITEGRLNDVIEIDAASNNGVEEIRDIREKVKYAPTQAEFKVYIIDEVHMLSTGAFNALLKTLEEPPKNVIFILATTEPHKIPLTIISRTQRFDFKRIDTGDIVTHMGHILTEMGIDHDEQSLYVIARAAEGGMRDALSILDQALSFSEGALTVNDALQVTGSLTFERMDQLIEACQSNQTETGLTVLHDLLAEGKESSRILEDLLLYCRDLLMFQQAPNLLANQNGQLTAKFKELSTTFDPAQIYQFIKILSDTQKEIRFTNHPDIYLEVAIVKLANLRPVTVEQVGIGSSTSVSSVSKEQMSEAVNPDISELIARLDQLENKFKSMAQPKTAQKTATRAKTKPQATYRLPKEKVYQILDEATRSRLIQVQDAWEELLQLLTVTQRAMLKASQPVAASDKGLVLTFDYEIVCQRASEDTELQARVVAGLERLLQYSPTVICIPSDGWKVIRREFIQQHQASEPEKKETRSKNDLKMADTSLEEPPETVAFLTGQEEPDEEEQAAKILNQAVDFFGETMIEVIDD is encoded by the coding sequence ATGACATATCAAGCATTGTATCGAGTTTGGCGATCTCAAAGATTTGACACAATTGTAGGGCAACAAATGGTGACCCAAACATTAAAAAATGCCATTATACAAAAAAAGACCTCTCATGCGTATTTATTTACTGGACCTCGGGGGACGGGTAAGACAAGTGCTGCTAAAATTTTTGCCAAGGCAATTAATTGTCCGAACAATCATGGTGGCGAACCCTGTAATGAGTGTGATATCTGTTTAGGGATTACCGAGGGCCGTTTAAACGATGTAATCGAGATAGATGCAGCTAGTAACAACGGTGTTGAAGAAATTCGTGATATACGTGAGAAAGTTAAGTATGCACCGACACAAGCTGAATTTAAAGTATATATTATTGATGAAGTACATATGTTATCAACAGGGGCGTTTAACGCATTGTTAAAAACATTAGAAGAGCCTCCTAAAAATGTCATTTTTATTTTGGCAACAACGGAGCCTCATAAAATTCCACTGACAATTATTTCGAGAACACAACGTTTTGATTTTAAGCGAATTGACACCGGAGATATTGTCACCCACATGGGTCATATTTTAACTGAGATGGGAATTGATCACGATGAACAAAGCTTATATGTTATTGCAAGAGCCGCTGAGGGCGGGATGCGAGATGCCTTAAGCATTTTAGATCAAGCTTTATCATTTAGTGAAGGGGCTCTGACAGTCAATGATGCGCTACAAGTGACAGGAAGCCTCACTTTTGAGAGAATGGATCAGTTAATTGAAGCATGTCAATCAAACCAAACAGAAACAGGTTTGACGGTATTACACGATTTATTGGCTGAGGGGAAAGAAAGTAGTCGAATTTTAGAAGATTTACTTTTGTATTGTCGCGATTTATTGATGTTCCAACAAGCACCAAATCTTTTAGCGAATCAAAATGGACAGTTAACAGCCAAATTTAAAGAGCTAAGCACAACGTTTGACCCTGCTCAGATTTATCAATTTATTAAGATATTGAGTGATACCCAAAAAGAAATTAGATTTACGAATCATCCAGATATTTATCTGGAAGTCGCGATTGTAAAACTTGCTAATCTAAGACCTGTAACAGTTGAACAGGTAGGGATAGGTTCAAGTACATCGGTTAGTTCAGTAAGTAAGGAGCAGATGAGTGAGGCAGTTAACCCAGACATTTCTGAATTAATAGCTCGGTTAGATCAACTTGAAAATAAATTTAAGAGTATGGCACAACCTAAGACTGCTCAAAAAACAGCGACTCGTGCTAAAACAAAACCACAAGCGACATATCGCTTGCCAAAAGAAAAAGTTTACCAAATTTTGGATGAGGCTACTAGAAGTCGTTTGATCCAAGTTCAAGATGCTTGGGAAGAGTTACTACAGTTACTAACAGTCACACAGCGGGCCATGCTAAAAGCTAGTCAGCCTGTAGCTGCAAGTGATAAGGGGTTAGTTTTAACTTTTGATTATGAAATTGTTTGTCAAAGAGCTAGTGAGGATACTGAATTACAAGCCAGAGTGGTCGCAGGCTTGGAGCGTTTGTTACAATATAGTCCGACCGTTATTTGTATTCCTAGTGATGGGTGGAAAGTCATAAGACGTGAGTTTATTCAACAACACCAAGCAAGCGAACCTGAAAAAAAAGAAACTAGGTCTAAAAATGATTTGAAAATGGCAGATACTTCTTTAGAAGAACCTCCCGAAACGGTTGCTTTTCTAACGGGACAAGAGGAACCAGACGAAGAGGAACAGGCAGCAAAAATTTTGAATCAAGCTGTCGATTTTTTTGGTGAAACGATGATTGAAGTAATAGATGATTAA
- a CDS encoding SPFH domain-containing protein, producing the protein MGLIKATVDSIGGGLADQWLEIIEPDNLTDKTVMTHGVMMRKDERRGSNKKGTPGVVTDGSVIHVYPNTMMLLVDGGKIIDYSSEEGYYTVHNDKAPSMFSGNLKAAISESFSRFKFGGTTPQNQKVIYINLQEIKGIKFGTSTPINYFDNFYNAELFLRAHGNYSMRVTDPILFYSEAIPKSQARVEIEDINEQYMAEFLTALQASINQMSAAGERISYVPSKSMELSKFMGNVLDDEWRANRGMEIVSVAVSSISYTDDSTDLINMRNKGAMLGDPNIREGFVQGSIASGLEAAGSNAAGSATTFMGMGAGMNAGGNFMGQASQSNQNQMAAQAEKAEKEKAQDTWECPKDGTQNTGKFCSECGEAKPTPQGSGIQMKCAACEKVITITGSMPKFCPECGQPFQGLPL; encoded by the coding sequence ATGGGATTAATTAAAGCAACGGTCGATTCAATCGGAGGGGGCTTAGCTGATCAATGGCTAGAGATAATCGAGCCAGATAATTTAACTGATAAGACAGTCATGACACATGGTGTAATGATGCGAAAAGATGAGCGTCGAGGCTCTAATAAAAAAGGAACCCCTGGTGTTGTAACAGATGGCTCTGTTATCCATGTCTATCCAAACACCATGATGCTTCTAGTTGATGGTGGAAAAATTATCGATTACTCATCGGAAGAAGGGTATTATACCGTTCACAATGACAAAGCTCCTTCTATGTTCTCTGGTAACTTAAAAGCTGCTATTAGCGAATCTTTTAGCCGCTTTAAATTTGGTGGCACTACACCACAAAATCAAAAAGTTATTTACATCAATTTACAAGAAATTAAAGGGATTAAATTTGGCACAAGCACGCCTATTAACTACTTTGATAATTTTTACAATGCTGAATTATTCTTACGTGCTCACGGTAACTACTCAATGCGTGTCACAGATCCTATCTTATTCTATTCAGAGGCTATCCCTAAGAGCCAAGCTCGTGTTGAAATAGAGGATATTAATGAACAATATATGGCTGAATTTCTAACAGCTCTGCAAGCATCTATCAACCAAATGTCAGCTGCTGGCGAGCGTATTTCTTATGTTCCTTCTAAAAGTATGGAATTAAGTAAATTTATGGGGAATGTCTTAGATGATGAGTGGCGTGCTAACCGTGGTATGGAAATCGTGTCAGTTGCCGTATCAAGCATTTCCTATACTGATGATTCAACCGACTTGATCAACATGCGTAACAAAGGAGCAATGCTTGGAGATCCTAATATTCGTGAAGGGTTTGTTCAAGGTTCAATCGCTAGTGGCTTAGAAGCTGCGGGTTCTAATGCAGCAGGAAGTGCTACAACCTTTATGGGGATGGGCGCAGGCATGAATGCTGGTGGCAACTTCATGGGGCAAGCTAGTCAAAGTAATCAAAATCAAATGGCCGCTCAAGCTGAAAAAGCTGAAAAAGAAAAAGCTCAAGATACTTGGGAGTGTCCTAAAGACGGTACCCAAAACACTGGCAAATTCTGTTCTGAATGTGGTGAGGCCAAACCCACACCACAAGGTTCTGGCATTCAGATGAAATGCGCAGCCTGTGAAAAAGTTATTACCATAACAGGCTCTATGCCTAAGTTCTGTCCCGAATGTGGCCAACCATTCCAAGGTTTACCTTTATAA
- a CDS encoding TFIIB-type zinc ribbon-containing protein, with protein MSDVIIHKCPNCDGPLLFDPKDQNFHCEYCLSRFSVTDIEKFEAKKAEKKQDTLAKDSSSSIDAPVENLNLEPPERNSTSEHYATDTHKESDDDAYMELFNCPSCGAEIVTEATTAATYCYYCHNPVVLAGRISGEFLPESILPFAIEKEEAIDSFLNWAQKKKFIPKDFFDKSQVEKLTGVYFPYWIVDADLSGDLSANANSISVWRVGDYEYTQTKKFKLYRKGKISLTALVKNALKKNAKVKMVESVQPFPLEQSQPFHSQFLAGFQAEKRDIEISELNQELSSELKGYGNDLLEDTISGYSTVYNKQSHLQIDKQQQRYVLLPVWLVTYNNQQDASENPKPYYYVMNGATGKVSGKLPINTFKLTLFSLSMGILALIAVLIGGYFI; from the coding sequence ATGAGCGATGTTATTATACATAAGTGCCCTAACTGTGATGGGCCATTACTCTTTGATCCGAAAGATCAAAATTTTCATTGTGAATACTGTTTGAGTCGCTTCTCTGTTACAGATATTGAAAAATTTGAGGCTAAGAAAGCTGAAAAAAAACAAGACACTCTAGCAAAAGACAGTTCCTCAAGCATCGATGCCCCTGTAGAAAATTTAAATTTGGAGCCACCTGAGAGAAATTCGACTAGTGAACACTATGCGACAGATACTCATAAAGAGTCTGACGATGATGCTTACATGGAACTTTTTAATTGTCCAAGTTGTGGTGCCGAAATAGTAACAGAGGCAACAACCGCTGCGACTTACTGCTATTATTGTCATAATCCTGTAGTTCTAGCTGGGCGTATTAGCGGTGAGTTCTTACCAGAATCTATCTTACCTTTTGCTATTGAAAAAGAAGAAGCAATCGATTCATTTTTGAACTGGGCTCAAAAAAAGAAATTTATTCCAAAAGATTTTTTTGACAAATCCCAAGTAGAAAAACTAACGGGTGTTTATTTTCCTTATTGGATTGTTGATGCTGATTTAAGCGGGGATTTATCAGCCAATGCTAACTCTATTAGCGTATGGCGTGTTGGAGATTATGAATATACTCAAACAAAAAAATTCAAACTTTATCGTAAAGGTAAAATATCGCTAACTGCTTTAGTAAAAAACGCTTTGAAGAAAAATGCTAAAGTTAAAATGGTCGAGTCAGTACAGCCCTTCCCTTTAGAACAAAGCCAGCCATTCCATTCACAATTTTTAGCAGGTTTCCAAGCCGAAAAACGAGATATTGAAATAAGTGAATTAAATCAAGAACTTTCATCAGAACTCAAAGGTTATGGCAATGATTTACTTGAAGACACAATTTCTGGGTACTCAACTGTTTATAATAAACAAAGTCACTTACAGATAGATAAACAACAACAGCGCTACGTACTACTTCCTGTTTGGTTAGTAACCTATAATAATCAGCAAGATGCTAGCGAAAATCCTAAACCCTATTATTACGTAATGAATGGTGCTACAGGAAAAGTAAGTGGAAAATTACCTATCAATACATTCAAACTTACACTCTTTTCATTAAGCATGGGGATACTGGCATTAATTGCCGTCTTAATTGGAGGTTATTTCATATGA
- a CDS encoding TPM domain-containing protein, whose protein sequence is MINNLLKKSLIIIISFLGFCLISYPAQANETSRLFDEANLFSDSDKTTIQSAIATFKTETKMDAVILTTIDAEGKSPQDYADDFYDQHNFGTGPNKTGFLFLIDMDNRTYYISTAGTLIELLTGSKRERLLDHAETSMKSQNYTDAVLSVIDDMSRYTKNYNYDQSSGALTKVKTITTLEGLIAVIAGIVVSLAVYSTVYGKYTLKRSSYRYSYRDNGSLSLSQRDDHLINTFTTSRHIPKVDPGNGSHTSSGGSSHGGGGRGF, encoded by the coding sequence ATGATAAATAATCTGTTAAAAAAATCATTAATTATTATAATCAGCTTCCTCGGCTTTTGTCTGATTAGCTATCCAGCCCAAGCCAATGAAACCTCTCGCTTGTTTGATGAGGCAAATTTGTTTTCTGATAGTGATAAGACAACTATCCAATCAGCAATTGCTACTTTTAAAACTGAAACTAAGATGGATGCCGTAATTTTAACAACAATCGATGCTGAAGGCAAAAGTCCGCAAGACTACGCAGATGATTTTTATGATCAACATAACTTTGGAACGGGTCCTAATAAAACTGGCTTTCTATTCTTAATTGATATGGATAATCGAACCTACTATATTTCAACAGCTGGAACCCTAATCGAACTACTAACTGGTAGTAAAAGAGAACGATTATTAGACCATGCTGAAACATCTATGAAAAGTCAAAATTATACTGATGCTGTGTTGAGCGTGATTGATGATATGTCTCGATATACTAAAAATTATAATTACGATCAATCTTCTGGTGCCCTAACAAAAGTTAAAACCATTACAACACTCGAAGGCCTTATTGCCGTTATCGCAGGCATTGTTGTTTCCCTTGCTGTCTACTCAACAGTATATGGTAAATACACGTTAAAACGCTCAAGTTATCGTTACTCTTATCGTGATAATGGTAGCCTAAGTTTATCTCAACGTGATGATCATCTTATCAACACGTTTACTACTTCTAGACACATACCCAAGGTGGACCCAGGAAATGGTAGCCATACCTCAAGTGGTGGCTCAAGTCATGGTGGAGGCGGAAGAGGTTTTTAA